The Campylobacter sp. CN_NE2 region ACGCGATGACTTCTGTCGGGGACGGCGAAAAACTGCGAAATTCGACCTACGAAGCAGCTGCTGCGTTTTTATCGCTTGGGATTGACCCGCAAAAAAGCACATTTTGGGTGCAAAGCGATGTGAAAGAAGTTTTAGAGCTTTACTGGATTTTAAGCGGATACACGCCTATGGGGCTGTTAGAGCGCGCTCATGCTTATAAAGACAAGGTCGCAAAGGGCTTTGAGACAAAGCACGATTTGTTTTCTTATCCGGTGCTGATGGCGGCTGACATTTTGCTATACTCTGCAAATGTCGTTCCTGTGGGAAAAGACCAAATTCAGCATGTCGAAATCGCAAGAGATATTGCGATTAAATTCAATAACGCTTTTGGCGAAATTTTAACGCTTCCAGAAGCAAGAGTTAATGAAAATGTCGCCGTGGTTCCTGGCACTGACGGCGCAAAAATGAGTAAAAGCTACGGAAATACCGTTGATATTTTTAGCTCTCCAAAAGAGCTTAAAAAGCAAATCGGCTCGATAGTAACGACTTCTGAGCCACTCGAAGCCCCAAAAGAGTGGAAGTCTTGCAATGTTTATAATATCGCAAAACTTTTCTTAGACGAAAACGGGCAAAAAGCCTTGCAAACTCGCTACGAAAAGGGTGGCGAAGGTCATGGACACTTTAAAATGTATCTAAATGAGCTTGTTAGCGAATATTTCAAAGAAGCAAGAGAAAAATTTGAATACTACATGGCACACAAGGGCGAGTTGGACGAAATTTTGGCTCTTGGCGCAAATAAAGCTAAGGCTCACGCCGTAAATTTAATGGATAAAATTCGCAACGCAACGGGGATTTATAGGTAAAATCCAATTTTGCACTTTCTTATTTTTTGAATTTGCAAATTTAGCGCCACTTTGTCATCGCCAAAGGTTAAATTTGCAATGACAAAGTAAAACGAAAGATACTTTAGGGTTTACGCAAAGAAGCGGTTATAGAAAAAGAATATTTAATAAAGCAAGTCGAGCTTGCTTTATTAAATAAAATAGAACTTTAGGGCAAAACAATGTAGCAGTAAAAACGCGGCTTTACGCCGCTCAAAAAATAAAGAAGCATACGCTTCAAATGGTTATACAGAATCTTCTTAAAGAATAAATGATTTAAGGTATATAATTCTGTATAAGAAATATTTTTGTCATAACAAAGGTTCGTAGCCGACAGCGGGTCAAGCCCGCTGCGGTACAACCAGTTGTTATGTGGACGCCCGCACTGGGGCGCTTTAGGAAGGTAAAAAATGACTGAAATGGAAAAAGTTCAACGTGTAATTGCTCTAAAAGAAGCATTTACAGTATCAGAAGAATTATTAAATGAATTATTATCTCAAATAACAGATGCTAATCTTAAACAAAATTTTCAAAGAATTGCCAGGGGATTAAAAGTAGAAGATAATTATCGATTAGTTTATACAGTAATGCCATGGGTTAAAAATATAAATGGATTAAAACAAGAACAAGAAAAGGATGAAAAAGAGAATTATCAGGTACCTGATTATTTAGTAACAATAGAAAATTCTCAAAAAAATACATTTCCTGTTTTAGTAGATGTAAAGTCAGTTCAAGAAAAACAATCCTGTGAGATTATGGCAAAGCAGATAAGAACACTTCAGAATTATGCAATTGCCAATAATTTACCATTATTAATAGCCATTTATTGGGAAAAATTTGGATATTGGACTCATGTATCAATAAAAAATTTTAAGCATGAAACAAAGAAATATAAAATAAGTATTGGAGATGCAATTTCAAATGATTTGTCTCATATTTTTGGAGATTTAACATATTTTATTAATAAAAAGTTTTATCGAAGAACTCTATTTGAGAAAACAGGAAGAAAAGATGTAGCCTATCATAAAGAGTTTGGAGAAATCAAAAAAGTTGAAATAAGCATAGATAAAAAAGATTTCAAAGAATTTTCAATAATTGAATCGTCAATTATTGATGCAATGCTAGATATGAATCCAATTGAACAAAACCAAAATGGAAATAATACTGTTCAATTAGAGGAATTAAAGCAAATACCTCATTTCATTAAACTAAGTAATTGGATTTTAAGAGTACTGAAAATCACAGGAGTAGATTGTAATTATAGAGTCAACGGAATTCTTGTTACAGATATAACAAGAATGTTTATAATGGAATTTATGAAATACTTAAATATAAAAACTTCATATTTAATACCAAAAGATAAAAACGAAGAAACAGAACTGTTTTTTACGAAAGCTTATAATAATACAAAAGTTTTGAGAGATTATTATTTATAATATCACATAACAAAGGTTCGTAGCCGACAGCGGGTCAAGCCCGCTGCGGTACAACCAGTATCGTATGGTGGGCATTTTGCCCACCAAAATCATAAAAAACTTAAATTTATAAAAACCCTACGCCGATAAAATCTCGCTAACTTTGGCGTTAAAATCGTCCCCGACAAAAAAATCTGTCTCATAAACAAACACTTGCGAATCGTCCCTGACACGCAAGATTAGGCGATTAAAATTCTTTGGATTTTTAAATTCGTTATGAACTAGATTGTAGATTAAATTTATCTTTTCTTTATTTAGCTCGTTTAAATTTAGCTCAAATTCATAATCCCTTGCGTTTTTGCTTCGTTCGCTCTCTTTTTCTGCGAATTTGCGAGAGCCGTTATACCCGCCGTTGTAGCCACCACCATTAAAATTTCCGTTTTCGCCACCGTTAAAACCACTGCCGTTTTTAAAATTTCCATTATCGTTTCTGCGGTATTTGCTTTCGCTTTTGGCTTTAAAATTCCCATTTTTGGCATCTTCAAGGCTAAAAACATCATAAATGGTTAGCTGATACGCCCCGCCTTCTGCGCGTCTGGTAAATTTCGCCTTAAAAGCGTGTGGCGCTTCAAGCTCATCTTGGCTAAATTTATCGATACTAGCAAAGGCGTCAAACGCGACGGCTTCGAAACTTCCGCCAAAATCCAAAATCTTTAAACGCCCCATTTTGGTGCCTTTTTTGGTTATCATCGTTTTTATCTCTTCGATTTTACCGATACAAATTATCTCGCTGTTGTCTTCAATCTCGTCAAAATCGCTAGAACTAATGTGCGAAATAGCGTCAATCTCATCTTTATAATCTTGCAACGGGTGCCCTGAAATGTAAATTCCCAAGCTATCAAGTTCAAGTTTTAAAAGCTCTTTTGTAGGGTATTCGGCTTCATTTTCCACAAATTCCACCACTATGC contains the following coding sequences:
- the trpS gene encoding tryptophan--tRNA ligase, translated to MRTLTGLQPSGKLHLGNYFASIKQMVDAQNAGEELFMFIANYHAMTSVGDGEKLRNSTYEAAAAFLSLGIDPQKSTFWVQSDVKEVLELYWILSGYTPMGLLERAHAYKDKVAKGFETKHDLFSYPVLMAADILLYSANVVPVGKDQIQHVEIARDIAIKFNNAFGEILTLPEARVNENVAVVPGTDGAKMSKSYGNTVDIFSSPKELKKQIGSIVTTSEPLEAPKEWKSCNVYNIAKLFLDENGQKALQTRYEKGGEGHGHFKMYLNELVSEYFKEAREKFEYYMAHKGELDEILALGANKAKAHAVNLMDKIRNATGIYR